A single region of the Acidithiobacillus acidisediminis genome encodes:
- a CDS encoding glutaredoxin family protein gives MSDPVLLYTSPGCPDCAAVRRYLKEHDVAYEERDVTAPGVAEEAKSRYGVRVAPITVIAGEALWGTFAHQKPRLDELLAGT, from the coding sequence ATGTCTGATCCGGTACTGCTCTACACCAGTCCCGGCTGCCCCGACTGCGCCGCCGTGCGCCGTTACCTCAAGGAACACGATGTCGCATACGAGGAACGTGACGTGACTGCTCCCGGCGTGGCTGAGGAAGCCAAATCACGCTACGGAGTGCGGGTCGCGCCAATCACGGTGATCGCTGGCGAGGCGTTATGGGGAACATTTGCTCATCAGAAGCCACGGCTTGATGAATTGCTGGCCGGGACCTAA
- a CDS encoding CopZ family metallochaperone, giving the protein MSDINLKITGMTCGHCVRAVTKALEGVPGVEKADVTLTPGEAVVHGQASTAALIAAVKEEGYEAEVRG; this is encoded by the coding sequence ATGAGCGATATCAATCTGAAGATCACCGGCATGACTTGCGGGCATTGCGTGCGGGCCGTGACGAAGGCGCTGGAAGGCGTGCCCGGCGTTGAAAAAGCGGACGTCACTCTCACGCCAGGAGAAGCTGTAGTGCATGGTCAGGCAAGCACCGCCGCATTGATCGCTGCGGTCAAGGAAGAAGGCTATGAGGCGGAGGTGCGGGGCTGA
- a CDS encoding cation diffusion facilitator family transporter, with protein sequence MRDSHRRVLWIVLAINAVMYFVEGSAGLIAHSISLLADALDMLGDALVYGFSLFAAARSARWQTVAALVKGGFMLAFGLGVLGTVAYKAFHPVMPGIETMGIVGMLALIANLACFFLLYRSRGHNLNMSSSWLCSRNDLIANVGVLLAASSIYLLASRWPDIIVGALISSVFLSSALNVLRQSLQALRAPVSSR encoded by the coding sequence ATGCGCGACAGTCACAGGCGTGTACTGTGGATCGTGCTCGCCATCAACGCTGTCATGTATTTCGTGGAAGGCTCGGCGGGCCTAATCGCCCATTCAATTTCGCTGCTGGCGGACGCGCTGGACATGCTGGGCGATGCCTTGGTGTATGGGTTCAGCCTCTTCGCGGCGGCACGGTCGGCGCGCTGGCAGACAGTTGCTGCCTTGGTAAAGGGCGGCTTCATGCTCGCCTTTGGGCTTGGTGTGCTGGGGACTGTGGCCTACAAGGCGTTTCACCCCGTCATGCCGGGTATAGAAACGATGGGAATCGTCGGCATGCTGGCACTCATCGCTAATCTTGCGTGTTTTTTTCTTCTGTACCGATCCCGTGGCCACAACCTAAACATGAGTTCCAGTTGGCTGTGCTCTCGAAATGACTTGATCGCCAATGTCGGTGTCTTACTAGCCGCCAGCAGCATTTACCTGCTTGCCTCGCGCTGGCCGGACATCATCGTCGGTGCCCTTATCTCCAGCGTGTTTCTCAGCTCCGCGCTTAATGTCCTGCGGCAATCCTTGCAAGCGCTACGTGCGCCCGTTTCATCCCGTTAA
- a CDS encoding NRAMP family divalent metal transporter translates to MATEVQTKNITNLLASLPDDQRHRVADRWRVHQQREALIQRPSFWKRFWLFLTLIGPGILVMIADNDAGGVITYAQTGAAYGIGFFIPFLILMVPVAYVVQEMTVRLGAVTHRGHAEMIWGRYGPFWGAFSLFDLVVANILTLVTEFIGITIGMKMFGVPAVWSALGGFLIVAGVLLFLRYHTWERVALWVAVGNLIFVPLAIASHPHWGQVVKALGSWHIPAGIAVSGFVYVILANLGTTIAPWMLFFQQSSVVDKGLTEKDIPIGQADTAIGTILMGLVAIALVALTGSWVYGLSGAGNFGIHRIMAALAHSPIGSVGTALFGLGLVEAGLIAAIAITASTSWAVGEALKLPRSINLRPQHALPFYLSGLLGTALAALIVLLPHAPLGFLNLTVQVVASIFMPAAMMFLLLLLNDPEIMGQHVNRPWQNMAAFSIVGLLMVADGLYGFTVVFPHAL, encoded by the coding sequence ATGGCGACAGAGGTACAAACCAAAAATATCACTAACCTGTTGGCATCCCTTCCCGATGATCAGCGCCACCGGGTGGCTGACCGCTGGCGGGTCCACCAGCAACGGGAAGCATTGATTCAGCGCCCTTCCTTTTGGAAACGGTTCTGGCTTTTTCTCACCCTCATCGGGCCAGGAATTCTCGTTATGATCGCGGATAATGATGCTGGTGGGGTGATTACCTATGCCCAAACCGGCGCCGCCTACGGTATCGGATTTTTCATTCCGTTTCTCATCCTCATGGTCCCCGTGGCCTATGTGGTGCAGGAGATGACCGTCCGTCTTGGCGCAGTGACACACCGCGGGCATGCCGAAATGATCTGGGGTCGTTATGGCCCTTTTTGGGGCGCCTTTTCCCTCTTCGATCTGGTCGTCGCCAACATCCTCACCCTCGTTACAGAATTCATCGGTATCACCATAGGGATGAAGATGTTTGGCGTGCCCGCTGTTTGGAGCGCATTGGGCGGATTTCTCATCGTTGCAGGAGTGCTTTTATTTTTGCGTTATCACACCTGGGAACGGGTGGCGCTTTGGGTTGCTGTTGGAAACTTGATTTTTGTCCCGCTGGCCATTGCTTCCCATCCACACTGGGGACAGGTGGTAAAGGCCTTGGGGAGCTGGCACATCCCTGCGGGTATCGCGGTAAGCGGCTTTGTTTATGTGATTCTCGCAAACCTGGGCACGACGATTGCGCCATGGATGCTCTTTTTCCAGCAATCGAGCGTGGTAGACAAAGGCCTGACAGAAAAGGATATCCCCATTGGCCAGGCCGACACCGCCATTGGCACCATTCTGATGGGGCTGGTCGCCATAGCCTTGGTTGCCCTGACAGGATCTTGGGTGTATGGGTTGTCCGGCGCGGGAAATTTCGGAATACACCGTATCATGGCAGCTCTTGCACATAGCCCAATCGGGTCTGTCGGTACCGCGCTCTTTGGGCTGGGACTGGTCGAGGCCGGTCTGATTGCCGCCATCGCGATTACCGCAAGCACTTCCTGGGCCGTGGGCGAGGCGCTTAAACTGCCGCGAAGCATCAATTTACGGCCTCAACATGCACTCCCGTTCTATTTGTCTGGGCTTCTAGGTACGGCTTTGGCGGCCTTGATCGTCCTGCTCCCACATGCTCCTTTGGGATTTTTGAACCTCACCGTTCAAGTGGTCGCCTCCATCTTCATGCCAGCGGCAATGATGTTCCTGCTGCTATTGCTGAACGACCCTGAAATCATGGGTCAGCATGTGAATCGTCCTTGGCAGAATATGGCGGCATTCAGCATTGTGGGTTTACTGATGGTCGCCGACGGTCTCTATGGATTTACGGTGGTTTTCCCTCACGCACTTTAG
- a CDS encoding cation diffusion facilitator family transporter yields the protein MAHDSHDHAGHTAGHHHTHAHSHAHGPANYGRAFAIGVALNLSFVLAEVVFGMIGHSLALLADAGHNMSDILGLLMAWGATALSRRQPSARFTYGLRSSSILVALANAVFLLVVTGGIAWEAIQRLLHPTPVASDIVIGVAAFGVAINTGTALLFMAGRKGDLNIRAAFLHMAGDAAVSLGVVLAGIGMLFTGWFWLDPTVSLLISAVIVIATWGLLRDSLNLTLHGVPEGIETQAVRAYLAALPDVAAVHDLHIWAMSTTETALTVHLVMPNGYPGDALLNRIGNELQRRFRIDHPTLQVEAGDPAHPCALAPDHRV from the coding sequence ATGGCACACGATTCTCATGACCATGCCGGCCATACCGCTGGTCACCATCATACCCACGCGCATAGCCATGCCCACGGTCCGGCAAACTACGGCCGCGCTTTTGCCATCGGGGTGGCGCTCAACCTGAGCTTCGTGCTGGCTGAGGTCGTGTTTGGGATGATTGGACATTCCCTGGCTTTGCTGGCGGATGCCGGACATAACATGAGTGACATCCTGGGCTTACTCATGGCTTGGGGCGCCACGGCACTGTCTCGCCGCCAGCCCTCGGCGCGCTTTACCTACGGGCTGCGCAGCTCGTCTATTCTGGTGGCTCTGGCCAATGCCGTATTCCTTTTGGTGGTGACTGGCGGGATCGCCTGGGAAGCGATTCAGCGCCTGCTGCATCCCACGCCCGTGGCAAGCGACATAGTCATTGGCGTCGCAGCCTTCGGAGTGGCGATCAATACTGGGACCGCCCTGCTGTTCATGGCGGGGCGCAAGGGCGATCTGAATATCCGGGCGGCATTTCTGCACATGGCGGGCGATGCCGCTGTATCGCTCGGGGTGGTCCTGGCGGGGATCGGGATGCTGTTTACTGGCTGGTTTTGGCTGGATCCCACGGTCAGCCTGCTCATCAGCGCGGTGATCGTGATCGCCACCTGGGGCTTGCTGAGGGACTCCCTCAACCTGACCCTGCACGGCGTGCCCGAAGGAATCGAAACCCAGGCGGTACGCGCCTATCTCGCCGCCCTGCCGGATGTGGCGGCGGTACATGACCTGCACATTTGGGCCATGAGCACCACCGAAACGGCGCTGACCGTGCATCTGGTCATGCCCAACGGCTACCCCGGAGACGCGCTCCTGAACCGGATCGGCAATGAATTGCAGAGGCGCTTTCGCATCGACCACCCCACCTTGCAGGTGGAGGCTGGCGATCCGGCCCACCCGTGCGCACTGGCGCCGGATCATCGGGTTTGA